Part of the Vulpes vulpes isolate BD-2025 chromosome 13, VulVul3, whole genome shotgun sequence genome, TCCACTCTGGCTTCCTGGACCAGGTGGCTTTTGGCTTTTGAGTGGGACCCTGAAAGATAGGTAGGTGGGCAGGAAAGATGTTCCAGGAAGAGGAGGGTAGGACCAAAGTATGGAAGCAGAAGACACAGCCACCTTTGGGGAAGAAAGGGTGATTCTATTTGGCAGGTGGTTTAGCTGAGTGTGTGGGTGAGCACACAGAAGGACTTGCTGTGGCTATTCCCTGTAGCAATATTCTCTAACGAGGGTGCCCAGTGGCATCTGTGCCCTGGACTCTGGGCGCCCCAGGAGGGCGTGGAGCACAGACAGGGAGGCTGGAGAGGGATGTGAGTGCTGGCCGAGTAGAGGCAGGTCTGAAGAGGGCAGAGGCACCCTCCAACGACGaggcctctgccctctgccctagATGGGATGCTCTATTCTGGCACCATGAACAATTTCCTGGGCAGCGAGCCCATCTTGATCCGCACGCTGGGACCCCAGCCCGTCCTCAAGACCGACAATTTCCTCCGCTGGCTGCAGCGTAAGGACCCGAGTCCCCCAGCACAGGTCTGGCCCTGCCCTGAGCGCAGAGCGCGGGCCGAGAGCCGAGAGCCAGGGTCACTGCATCCCGCGGTCCTCCGCACTGAGGCCCAGAGTCGGGTTGGTGCCAGGCAGcactgctgggggaggggtgcagtTCCCGCCCCCAGGGAGCGCCAGTAAACCGAGGGAGGAGCAGGCGCCCCCGGAGCCGCCCCAGGCCAGCTCCCTCGGCCAGCCGCTGCAGAACCAGCCTCGGGGTGTCCCAGCCCTAACCCTATGTGCCCCGCCCCGCAGCGGACGCCTCCTTCGTGGCAGCCATCCCTTCGACCCACTTCGTCTACTTCTTCTTCGAGGAGACAGCCAGCGAGTTCGAGTTCTTTGAGAAGCTCCACACGTCGCGGGTGGCCAGAGTCTGCAAGGTCTGCGGcccaggcgggggcggggctggccgTGGGAGAAGCCAATGGGGAGTAGTCAGGGGCGGGGCCTAGCGCCCAGGGTCAAATGGGAGCGGGGCGGGCGCCGTGGGTGGAACTGGCGGGGGGCGTGCCTGACCCCGCTCCCCTGCGCCAGAACGACGTGGGCGGGGACAAGCTGCTGCAGAAGAAGTGGACCACTTTCCTGAAGGCCCAGCTGCTGTGCTCTCAGCCCGGGCAGCTGCCCTTCAACGTCATCCGCCACGCCGTCCTGCTGCCCGCCGCTGCCCCCGCCGAGCCCCGCGTCTACGCGACCTTCAGCTCTCAGTGGTGAGCCGCTAGGCGGGAACGAGGGGGCCGCACGCGGGTCGGGGGTCCCTTGGGTCTAGGTGATGTGAGCACTTCACCTAGGAAGGCATGTGACCATCATTATGTCCCAGAAATCTGACTTGCGCCCTTCGTGTAGATGGGAAAATACAGCTCAGGTTTTTACTCGTTTGTATCCCACCCGGTTCCAAAACAGGATAGGAGTCAGCTTACGGAAGGCAAACATTGAGACCAGACAAGGTAAAACTGATGAAGAAATGGGAGTGAAAGGAGAATAAGAAGGCAGGGATAGCGTCAGCACATCATAAACGTTTGTCATTTATGCAATGTTGGGATGCTCTGTTAGCTGCGAGCTTCCTAGTGGCCAGAGCAAAGAGGGAAACACCATCAGTGTCACTAAGATAAAAATAGTCATTGATGAGAGACTGAGAAAAGTTCATTGATTTGCTGTGATCTGGCCCCACTGTTTAGGTACCTGCTGATGACATGTCAGGTATCAGAGCTATCTGCTGTAAGCAGGGGCTGGTATCAGTGGCATCCAGAGCTGAGAACATGTGTGTGCCACAATCAGGttaaagagaacaagagaagccTTCTGTCTCCACAGACTGGGGCtgaaggaataagaaaaatctcatagTCAGGCTCTGGTTGGTTGTCTGAGGATCAGAAATCCATGGGACACAGGAGCAGGGCTTCATCTGGAGCCTGTTGGGAGCTGGTTACATTGCCCCTTCCAGGGGTAGAGCCCAGTCTGGGCAGGAAAGGCAGGAGCCACCCCAAGGCCTGAACCCCAGTTAATTGTCCTTAAGGATAATCACACTTCAAATCCTAAGATGAGCCAGAGTCAGGGTCTCTTCTAGCCCTTATCATCACAGCTGTGGGGAAAGTAGGTAGCAATAGGCCAACCCAGCCCTCCATACTCCTGCCCTCCAGAGCTTTCTCACAGGGTGGGCCAGGGCTGGAGGAAGAGCTTCCTGGAATAGCAGAGGAGATGATCGTGTCCCCTCTGGCTGTCCACAGGCAGATTGGTGGGACCAGGAGCTCTGCtgtctgtgccttctctctcaaGGACATCAGGCGTGTCTTTGAGGGGAAGTACAAGGAGTTGAATAAAGAGACTTCACGCTGGACTACTTATGGAGTCCCCGAGATCAGTCCCCGGCCAGGCAGTGTGAGTACCACCCCCAAAACTGAGCAATGCCCCACTGCCACTGatacacacacatcccacacATCAAAGTACCTGTCATGGCACAATAAATGTCCAATAAATGTTAGTGCTTCCTGCCCTAACCAGTCCTGTCCGCTCAGGTGCACACCTGCTCCAGCGGTCCAGATGCCACAGGTGTCCAACCCATCCTACACACAGAGAAATCCCCCCCTTCACTAAGTGCACACCAAATACCTGGGTGTATCAGTGAGGAAACAAGGGAGCACGGGCTGTGCCAAGGACTGGCTGGGCATCTTCATCTGCAtttcttatttaacttttttttaaatgattttatttatttattcacgagagacagagagagagaggcagagacacaggcagagagagaagcaggctccatgcagggatcctgatgcgagacttgatcccggaactccaggatcacgccctgggctgaaggcaggcactaaaccgctgagccatccagggatcccctaacttttGTGTTTTGATCAGAGTTGTATACGGCCACCATTTATAGAATCATATACCTCTACATGGTTTGTTACAAAAAACAGCCCTATTCCCTGTCCTACACTTTTCCCTCTCTAGAAGGATAACCACCTTCAACTCTTTTAGCCTTTTTGTATTTATCTCCAAATCTCTAAATCTCTGCCATACTTTTATTGCTACTTCTTGATGTTTGAATTCCCATTCTGGATGCTAAAGATTTACCTGTGCTCTCCTACCCCCCACCCAGTTACGTATGTGCTGGAGCTGGCCTAGAGCAACCAGCAAGAACTGTTTTTGGCTTCTCTTTCCAAATTCACGTGCACCAACATAACACTGGTAGCCTGAAACTAGCCATGCTGGAAGTGCGTGCCACGACATTcagcaaacactacaaatcagggctcccccacccccaccccagaactACTCCACCAGCACAACACTGCACCCACCCCTCATCTCCTAACAtagttatataataattttgGTTAGATCAATATTTATATTAGGACTCTTATGCACAGCTGAGCCAGGTAGCAGGCCAtgattacttttcctttttgcataatttaaaattttccttgggGTAAATAAtgatctatcttttctttctttctttctttctttctttctttctttctttctttctttctttctttcttttctctgtctcctcctcctcctccttctttttggCTTGCTTTGTTTTCTAAGGCCTTATCATTAATTCAACCACAAACTCTTCCTCAATGATCTGCATCTCTTCTGAAGACAGATGGATTAGGCATTCTAACAGTCTCATCTTCCTGGAAGTGGTTCCTGCCTGCTGCAGTCTGCACTGGGGgcccctctgtcctgggcactGCTGCTGCCCTGGAATTTCCCTTCTTATCATTCTGGGCATTCCCTTTGTATCTCTGTGACATTCTCGTGTTTCTTACATCCCAtagcttcctcttttttttttttcttttactatcttttataaaatatattttttaaagctttatttttttttaaattttttaatttatgatagtcacacacacagagagagagagaagcagagatacaggcagagggagaagtaggctccatgcaccgggagcctgatttttattttttaaagattttatttattagagagagcaagagaaagagaacatgattAGAAatgaggggcaaagggagtgggagaagcagactctctgcccagcagggaacccaatacagggctccatctcaggactgtgggatcatgacctgagccaaaggcagatgcttaaccaactgagcaagccagatgcccctaagacttttattttattttattaagattttatttatttattgagagaagagagagagagagagagagaatgagcttggtgaggggcagaagcagaaggagaaactggctccctgctgagcagggagcccgactcagagcttgatccccaggaccctggatcatgacctgagccaaaagtgacgcccaactaactgagccacccaggtgctccagatttttatttttaagtaatctctacacccaccatggggctcaaactcacaaccctgagttcaagtcacatgctcttgcaactgagccactcaggcacccccccccctttcttttactatcttatttttttttaaagatttatttatttgagagaaaggaagagcacacagagggagaggcagagggaaaagcagacaccccccacccccgcactgagcagggagctggatgtgtggcttgatcccaggatcccgggatcatgacttgagatgaaggcagatatttcactgagccccccaggtgcccctttactgTCTTAAGTGGAGCAGAGCCTCCATAGATTCCTGGAAAGGGATATATATGGCAGGTAAATATTTTGAGACTAAAAAtgtctgagaatgtctttattctaCTTTTGCATTTGGTAGTTTGATGTGTGCATGTAATTCTAGATTAGAAATCATCTTCCTACAAAACTTTGAAGGCTTGCCCTCTTGTCTTCCAGGTGGGTAGCAGTGCAGAGTTCTTCTGATTCTTCAGTCTCTGAAAGTCCCTGTTCTCACTGGAATCTTATAGGGCCTTCTCTTGGTCCCTAGTTGTTTTGAAATGTTGCGCTTTGATGGGAGTGTGTTCGTTTACTGGACATGTAACCTGACCCTCAGCCTGTACGTTTAGTTCCTTCAGCTTGAAGTTCTCTTGAACAATTTCTTcctattatcttttcatttaacgAATATTTTCCGAGGCTGCCTGCTGCTCTTCTAAGCTCTGGGGAACACGGCAGTGAATGAAGCAGACAGAAGTCTCTTCCCTCAtggagcagactcccctgctAGAATGTTTCGTCACATCTTACTGGACCTCCTGGACTGGTCTTTATAAATCCTGTCCAGTTTTCCAGGTCTTCGGTTTTGCCCTACATTCTGGGAGagtgtctcaattttttttttaaagattttattattaatcatgagaatacacagagagagagagaaaaaaagagagaatacacagagagagagagaaaaaaagagaatacacagagaggagacagagagagagagagagagaggcagaggcgctaaaccgctgagccacccaggctgcccagagtgTCTCAGTTTTATCTTCGAATCCttctatcagatttttaaaaatttttttgatttatttatgatagtcacacacacacacagagagagagagagagagagagagagagagagaggcagagacacaggcagagggataagcaggctccatgcaccgggagcccgatatgggattcgatcccggggtccaggatcgcgccctgggccaaaggcaggcgccaaaccgctgtgccacccagggatcccttctatcAGATTTTTAATTCCTGCTAAAATACTTaatttcctagatttttttttgagctttgaatatcttatttataaaaatgttctactaagtttgttgttgttatttaaacAGGTGAAGTTCCGACCAGGCTCATGCTATTCAGTTTCCATTTCTATCAATCACAAAGTTGTATAAAGCAGcaaaactgggggcacctgggtggctcagtctattaagcatctgactcttggtttcagctcaggtcttgatatcagggtcccATGCTGAGCTCCAtgcgcagtggggagtctgcttggaattctttcccttcccctgctttctctctcactctctaaaataaataaatcctctttAAAGAGCAgcaaaacagggatgcctgggtggctcaggggttgggtatctgccttcggctcagggcatgatcctggagtcccaggatagagtcccacattgggctccctggatggagcctgcttctccctctccctgtgtctctgcctctctgtgtgtctttcatgaataaataaataaaatcttaaaaaaaaaaaaaaggcagcaaaacTGAAGGGCGGATGATTGTTCTGTAGGCTCTAAATTGCTTTCCATGTCTCATTTGGGATAATTTGTGTAAGAATCTTGATCTTTTTAAGTATTTGGAAACAtcaaatgaaagtgaaagaaaaaaatgttctattatAGATACTGTCACACATATAAACAAAGTAGACAGAATAGCATGAGGGACCTCCATATACCCACCAACCAGCTTCAATGCATGGCCAAGCAAACTTgttcccccttgttttttttttttttttaagattttatttacttattcatagacataggcataggcagagggagaagcaggctcctcgcggggagcctaatgcaggacttgatcctaggatcccgggatcatgccctgagccaaaagcagacactcaactactgagccatgcaggcgtccctATATCTatccttttgtaaataaagttacATTCCCAGGTTTCAGATGGATGTATCGGGGGGCACCAATCAACCCACTGtatcatccataaatatttttcgTATCTTCAAAAgataaaggcttttaaaaaaatagccataGTACCACTTCATACCACAAAAATGATTAATTCTTTAATATGCATTTAGCATTCAAATTTCCAATAGTCTCCAAGATGTCATAAGAGttgtttaaaatacagtttaCTTGAATCAAAATCTACATAAGATATATAAATTCGGATTGgcgctctacttttttttttttttaagtttatgtatttaagtaccttctacatccaacatggggcttgaagtcacagccctgagatcaagagtggtacgctctattgactgagccaggcaggtgccccttgGATAAGTTGTtcttttaagtctcttttaatctgtgtttcttttcttttcttcttttcttttcttttcttttcttttcttttcttttcttcttttcttttctttcttttctttcttttttttaaagattttatttatttattcatgagagacacagagagagaggcagagacacaggcagagggagaagcaggttccatgcggggagcctgacgtgggactcgatcccaggactccaggatcatgccctgggccgaaggcaggtgctaaaccgctgagccacccaggttctttTCTATCTTCTTATTTTCTCTTGCCATTTACTTGTCATGTCGAATTTTTCAGTCTAGATCTTGGTTACTATGCGTCTCTAGGGTGGGGTTGCAGTATTTCCTGTAAATTCACTGGAGGTTGGGCCTAAAGACTTGGTCAAGTCAGAGTTTGACTTGGGGGCAAGACCCCTTCACCATGATTGTGGGTCTTCCTTTGGGATACGCATGATGTCTGGCTCCCTCTCTGAAGTCGGGAGTCCTCTTCTGTTCTGGTTTCATGGGCACACGCTCTTCTCTTCAGGAAGTGATCATATTTTGTTGTGAATGTCTCTTTTCTCTGAATCAGTTAGcctcttgtttgtttgttccatttgtttgttttggtctcttTCGTGTTCATGGTTTAACTCATGTGTCTTGTAgccctgggctctctgctcacatTTCAGAGTGAGGATGTGAGGCCATTTGGAAGCTGCACAGGAGGAGATGTGACTGGTCTGCTTGGGCCCCCCCATGTCCCCAGAGAAGATGGCCTGGCTGGGAGCTTTTCTCCAAGACCCTTGATATCAATAGTATTAGGTCTTACTGCTGACGCCAAGTCAGTTTTCTGGGGCCTTCTTCTAGCCTTGTGTTTGGAGGGAGATAGCCTAGCTGCTGGTCCTGGGGGGCAATGGGGGAAGAGTCTCCACAAGTGCTTTGCTTCCCTGCCTTCACCCCCAGCTTTCGTGGTGTGCCTGCCACCCTCTGCTTTACCTCCCCAGAGAAGGAGCCTCCAGTCCTGGGCCAGGGCCCCAACTACACACCTTCAAATACTCTTCTGACACAGCCCCTCCCTTGCCCCACTCCCAGTGGGGGCCGCTCATCCATGACCTTTAGGAATTCTGCCCTGTAAATCAGATAGTTTTGTGACCCCAGGGCTGGCTTAAGAAAATTCTGCTAGGTCTTTTAccatttgctcatttgctttccAGCTTCTACACTGCGGCTGTCTttgcttccccttctcttctcccctttctgGGGTGAGGAGGAAGTGAGAGGAGGTGCATGTGCTCATTCTGGCATCAGAATGAAATGTAGATGTTATTACGTCACtttgcaaataaggaaattgaaactCAGGGAGGTGGAGCAGCCTGTTGGAGGACACAGCTGGCAGGTGACAGAGTGGGACTGGCCCTGAGATGGCACCCTTAGGGTACAGAGGATCAGGATACAACATGCTGGGTTTGGCAGGGTCTTCACAGAACAGTcggcccaccccctgccctccacccctccatATTATGGGTGAAAAAAAGGAGGCCCAGAATAGAGAAGGGGCTGTGCCAGATTCATGTAGCAAGTTCATGTGACACCGTGGGGAGGAGTGCTCCCTGCCGTACCCCCTCCTTCTGTGATATCTTTCATTTAGTCACTGACTCAGCAAACCTTTCCTGGTTACCAGCTGTGTGCCAGGTCTTGTGCTGAGTGAGCCTGGGGCTACGGACGTGAGTGCATCTTCCCTCATCCTACTTCCTGCTGActgccaggcacccctagtgAGGGcaccaaggagagggagagataacagctaacatttacttACTTCATGTCATGCCCCGTTCTAATTACTTTTCACAAATTCATGCGTTGCCTCCTCACAGCAGGCCGATGATACACTGCACTGTGTGCAGAGCCTGCAAATCAAAGCCAGGCCGCTCCAGAGCTTTCACCACCACCCCTGTGCCCTCAACACCTGAGATAAGGAGATGAGGACCTCCTCTGGAGcactgggagggaggagggagggaaatagCAATGGTGAGCCGCTGGGAGGGCATGTGCTGACCTGAGGTGCCTCCTTCCCCCTCTAGTGCTCCGTAGGCCCCTCTTCTGATAAAGCCTTGACCTTCATGAAGGACCATTTCCTGATGGATGAGCAGGTGATGGGAACACCCTTGCTGGTGCAGTCGGGTGTAGAGTACACGAGGCTGGCAGTGGAAACAGCCCAGGGCGTCGATGGGCACAGCCACCTGGTCATGTACCTGGGCACCGGTGAGTAAAGTGCTGTAGGTGTCTCCCTGTGACCAAGCAGGGATTGCAAGCCAGGTTGACAAGGGAAGCCATGGAGCTCCTTCACTCATGCTTTTACTCAACAAACGCTTTCTGAACATGTACGGTGGGCCTGGCACCCTGCTAGGCTCCAAGAATACGGTGGGGTAACCAAACAGCCCAGAATCCATCCTTTCTGAACTTTGAGTctagaggcagagagaacaaAGAGGGCTCTGGTGGCCTTAGGAGGAGCTGTTTGTCTCCCGGAAAAGCCATGTCAGAGCCAGAACCGGAAAAGCCATGTCAGGGCCAGAACCGTGAAGACTGGGCAGGTGGCAGGTAGCTTGGAGCAGCCAGGGCAGGGCCACGCCTTTAGGAagctgacctttttttttttttttttaaagattttattaatttattcatgagagatacagagagagaatggcagagacacaggcagaaggagagcaggctccatgcagggagcctgatgtgggactcgatcctgggactccaggatcatgccctgggccaaaggggcaggcctaaacactgagccacccagggatcccctggaagcTGGCCTTGAAGGggaagttggggggggggatgaCTGGGGGAAGTTGTGGGGTCCCAccagcatgctttttttttttttttaaagattttatttattcattcatgatagacatagagagagagagagagagaggcagagacacaggcagagggagaagcaggctccatgcagggagccggacatgggactcgatcccgggactccaggatcacgcctggggccaaaggcaggcgccaaactgctgagccacccagggatcccctatgcttttgttttttaaagatgagaaggTCATGGGGAtccaggagggaggcagatggagaagaaatGAGCAGGCCACGGGATAACTGGCAGGTGAAGTCGCAGAAGGAGCAGGAAGCCAGAGTCCAGAATGTAGGAAGGGGGCAGCCCCCAGGCTGGGATGGGATGAAGAAGTAGAAGGTAAGGCTGGGAAGCAGACACAGCTATTATGGACAGGCTTTTGTGTTCCATGCAGGAGGAGGACACAGTACCTTGGGCTGGGAACAAGAGGTGGAAAAGGTGGGAGGCTTGAGGAGAGAGAGGTAGATTCAAAAGTCACtgtggagagaaggggagagttGGCAGGGCGATGTGGAAGGCCGCCAGGCATGTCTGTGGAGGGCCCGATGGGGGTGGATGAGCTGGAGCTTGGGTGGAAGAAACCTGCAAGTGTGCTGATTCTCTCAGGATATGTGCCCGACCACGACATTAGCCGCACACATACTGGGCTCTGGTGGGGAGCTCGACACACTGAAGCTTGGTGCTGGTGGAATCTGTGGAGATGCACAACAAACATGCCACATGAGCCCATGACCTAGGGTGTTAGGAGATCAGAGGTCGACTTTGAGTGAGGGCAGATCAGGAAGGTCAGCTGGGGAGGTGGCAGTGGGTACGGGGTGGTCGGCATGGACCTTGCTGATATGTCCTGGAGTAGGGACACATGCTGGAGGTGAGGATGGCCGGCGGCGGGCTTTCTACAGAAGCACTCGGCTGTCCACTGCCCAACTCCACAGAGGAAGTGGGTTGCGTTCCTGaaaagcaaaggcagagggacagggggtTCCAAGCCATTTATAACAGAATTCACGTTATCTCCCCGGCATAGAGGGGAGCAGCCTAACAGACCTGTGTCTGTGCCCAGCTCACTCTGAAGGAATGTTCTGATGGTTGGGAGGCCATCTGGGGTCAGAGGCAGTCTGACGGAGGTCTATGGATGGCGTGAcagctcttctctctccctccccacagccaCAGGGTCCCTCCATAAGGCTGTGGTGAGTGAGAACAACAGTGCCCATCTGGTGGAGGAAATCCAGCTGTTCCCTGAACCTGTCCGCAACTTGCTGCTGGCCCCCGCGCAGGTGGCAAGGGGCCTCTGGCAAGGTGGGGGGCTTGGGTGCTGGATCCCTCCTGGGTGCGGCGAGGCACCTTGTCACCATCCCTCTCTTTTCCAGGGCGCAGTGTTTGTGGGCTTCTCAGGGGGCATCTGGAGGATTCCCCGAGCCAACTGTAGCATCTATGAGAGCTGTGTGGACTGTGTCCTTGCCCGGGACCCCCACTGTGCCTGGGACCCTGAGTCTCGAACCTGCTGCCTCCTGCCTACCCCCATCCCGTGAGTGCCTGTCCTGGACAGGGTCGCAACGGGCCCACCAGGATCTTCTCACCCAGCATGCAtgatccttccttcctccagggaCTACTGGCACATTCCCTCCAAGAATCCCTATCCTGGCAGGTTCTTCCTGGGGCAGAGTTGCCACAAACAGGCTTGAAGCCGCTCCAGCCCTCCTGGGTtcaccttcccctcctctctggctgTCTTGTCTCGGGAccacctccctctccttcttccttctcttcccactttGGTCCCTGTCAAGGCTTGAGGTTTGCTTTCCCTGCCTTCTCAGGAAGTCCTGGAGACAGGACATGGAGCAAGGGAATCCAAACTGGGCATGTGCCACTGGCCCCATGGGCAGGAGCTTCCAGCCTCAGAGCCGCCCCCAAATGAGTGAGTGTGAAACCAGGGGGTAGTGGGAAGGCTCAGGTGGGTacctctgccttcatctcttCCCTCAGCACCCAGACTTGGGGTGGATTTGAGTCCTGGTTTAGGGAGGCGGGATAAGAATCTAAGCTGGGATTCAGGATTGAGGCTGAAGTCTGTTTTGGTGTCAGAGCTGGAGTCGGATGGACTGAGGTTAGTTTGGAGTCCAGACGAGATAGACGAGGGATCAGAGTTGAGTTTGGGAGCTGCCATGGAAGCTGGAGATGGGAGTCAGGTCCAAATGCTGGGAGTACTCCTCCaagctcctgctccccctccctcatgcgcttccccctccctccatctccagtTAAAGAAGTCCTGGCCATCCCCAACTCCATCCTGgagctcccctgcccccatctgTCAGCTCTGGCCTCCTATCGCTGGAGTCGTGGCTTGGCACAGGTCCCAGAAGCCTCGGCTGCCGCGGTCTACAATGGCTCCTTGGTGCTGCTGCTgcgtggtggggtggggggcctgtACCAGTGCTGGGCCACAGAGAATGGCTTCTCGTACCCTGTAGTCTCCTACTGGGTGCACAGCCAGGACCAGCCCCTGGCCTTGGACCCTGAACTGGCGGGCATTCCCCGGGAGCGCATGGAGGCCCCACTGACCAGGGTTGGTGGTGGGGCTGCCCTGGCTGCTCCGCGGTCCTACTGGCCCCACTTCCTCACAGTTACAGTACTCCTGGCCCTGGTGCTTTCAggaggcctcctcctcctcctcacctccccgCTGGGGGTGCTTCGAGCCCGGGGCAAGGTACAGGGCTGTGAGACCTTGCCCCCGGGGGAGAAGGCCCCCCTGAGTCGAGAGCAGCACCTCCAACCTCCCAAGGAACTCAGGACCTCTGCCAGCAATGTGGACGCTGACAACAACCATCTAGGCCCTGATGTGGCTTAAACTCTGGgcacaggctggggggggggggcgcccgggcACACTAGCTGGGGGGACC contains:
- the SEMA4A gene encoding semaphorin-4A isoform X2 produces the protein MALLALGLDPWSLLRLFLFQLFLAWLPLTAGDSGQGPLPRVTFGAGDGRRALSLFQQKGLQDFDTLLLSGDGGTLYVGARETILALDIQDSGMPKLKNMIPWPASDQKKNECAFKKKSIETQCFNFIRVLVSVNATHLYACGTFAFSPACTFIELQDSYLLPISEDKVVEGKGQSPFDPAHKHTAVLADGMLYSGTMNNFLGSEPILIRTLGPQPVLKTDNFLRWLQPDASFVAAIPSTHFVYFFFEETASEFEFFEKLHTSRVARVCKNDVGGDKLLQKKWTTFLKAQLLCSQPGQLPFNVIRHAVLLPAAAPAEPRVYATFSSQWQIGGTRSSAVCAFSLKDIRRVFEGKYKELNKETSRWTTYGVPEISPRPGSCSVGPSSDKALTFMKDHFLMDEQVMGTPLLVQSGVEYTRLAVETAQGVDGHSHLVMYLGTATGSLHKAVVSENNSAHLVEEIQLFPEPVRNLLLAPAQGAVFVGFSGGIWRIPRANCSIYESCVDCVLARDPHCAWDPESRTCCLLPTPIPKSWRQDMEQGNPNWACATGPMGRSFQPQSRPQMIKEVLAIPNSILELPCPHLSALASYRWSRGLAQVPEASAAAVYNGSLVLLLRGGVGGLYQCWATENGFSYPVVSYWVHSQDQPLALDPELAGIPRERMEAPLTRVGGGAALAAPRSYWPHFLTVTVLLALVLSGGLLLLLTSPLGVLRARGKVQGCETLPPGEKAPLSREQHLQPPKELRTSASNVDADNNHLGPDVA
- the SEMA4A gene encoding semaphorin-4A isoform X1, which translates into the protein MGGGGVAGTEALGDRNCLAFQGEGSTVHPQTPEPSGDSLWLSMALLALGLDPWSLLRLFLFQLFLAWLPLTAGDSGQGPLPRVTFGAGDGRRALSLFQQKGLQDFDTLLLSGDGGTLYVGARETILALDIQDSGMPKLKNMIPWPASDQKKNECAFKKKSIETQCFNFIRVLVSVNATHLYACGTFAFSPACTFIELQDSYLLPISEDKVVEGKGQSPFDPAHKHTAVLADGMLYSGTMNNFLGSEPILIRTLGPQPVLKTDNFLRWLQPDASFVAAIPSTHFVYFFFEETASEFEFFEKLHTSRVARVCKNDVGGDKLLQKKWTTFLKAQLLCSQPGQLPFNVIRHAVLLPAAAPAEPRVYATFSSQWQIGGTRSSAVCAFSLKDIRRVFEGKYKELNKETSRWTTYGVPEISPRPGSCSVGPSSDKALTFMKDHFLMDEQVMGTPLLVQSGVEYTRLAVETAQGVDGHSHLVMYLGTATGSLHKAVVSENNSAHLVEEIQLFPEPVRNLLLAPAQGAVFVGFSGGIWRIPRANCSIYESCVDCVLARDPHCAWDPESRTCCLLPTPIPKSWRQDMEQGNPNWACATGPMGRSFQPQSRPQMIKEVLAIPNSILELPCPHLSALASYRWSRGLAQVPEASAAAVYNGSLVLLLRGGVGGLYQCWATENGFSYPVVSYWVHSQDQPLALDPELAGIPRERMEAPLTRVGGGAALAAPRSYWPHFLTVTVLLALVLSGGLLLLLTSPLGVLRARGKVQGCETLPPGEKAPLSREQHLQPPKELRTSASNVDADNNHLGPDVA
- the SEMA4A gene encoding semaphorin-4A isoform X3, translated to MGLRMGGGGVAGTEALGDRNCLAFQGEGSTVHPQTPGDGRRALSLFQQKGLQDFDTLLLSGDGGTLYVGARETILALDIQDSGMPKLKNMIPWPASDQKKNECAFKKKSIETQCFNFIRVLVSVNATHLYACGTFAFSPACTFIELQDSYLLPISEDKVVEGKGQSPFDPAHKHTAVLADGMLYSGTMNNFLGSEPILIRTLGPQPVLKTDNFLRWLQPDASFVAAIPSTHFVYFFFEETASEFEFFEKLHTSRVARVCKNDVGGDKLLQKKWTTFLKAQLLCSQPGQLPFNVIRHAVLLPAAAPAEPRVYATFSSQWQIGGTRSSAVCAFSLKDIRRVFEGKYKELNKETSRWTTYGVPEISPRPGSCSVGPSSDKALTFMKDHFLMDEQVMGTPLLVQSGVEYTRLAVETAQGVDGHSHLVMYLGTATGSLHKAVVSENNSAHLVEEIQLFPEPVRNLLLAPAQGAVFVGFSGGIWRIPRANCSIYESCVDCVLARDPHCAWDPESRTCCLLPTPIPKSWRQDMEQGNPNWACATGPMGRSFQPQSRPQMIKEVLAIPNSILELPCPHLSALASYRWSRGLAQVPEASAAAVYNGSLVLLLRGGVGGLYQCWATENGFSYPVVSYWVHSQDQPLALDPELAGIPRERMEAPLTRVGGGAALAAPRSYWPHFLTVTVLLALVLSGGLLLLLTSPLGVLRARGKVQGCETLPPGEKAPLSREQHLQPPKELRTSASNVDADNNHLGPDVA